A window from Candidatus Margulisiibacteriota bacterium encodes these proteins:
- a CDS encoding HesA/MoeB/ThiF family protein, with amino-acid sequence MSGSCENEGRYSRQLILQEIGEAGQEKLRQGRVLVVGAGGLGSPALLYLAAAGVGHIGIVDSDFIELSNLNRQTLYATEDVGKLKAQVAAHHIKALNPDCEILAFSSRLTADNADRIVKDYQIIIDGSDNFATRYILNDVCVKQAKTLIYGAVYQFEGQLMIIRPGEGACFRCLFNEEPPPGEVPACRENGVIGFLPGLVGTWQAAEAIKQVLGIGETGSGELMVLSPLERSWRKVNVARDRKCPVCKGIPKVVG; translated from the coding sequence ATGTCTGGTAGTTGCGAAAATGAAGGGCGCTATAGCCGCCAACTGATCTTGCAAGAGATTGGGGAAGCTGGACAAGAAAAACTCCGCCAGGGTCGAGTTCTGGTCGTCGGCGCCGGAGGGCTTGGGTCTCCCGCTTTATTATATTTAGCTGCTGCCGGAGTAGGGCACATTGGGATCGTTGATAGTGATTTTATAGAACTTTCCAATCTTAATAGGCAAACACTTTACGCCACCGAAGATGTCGGTAAATTAAAAGCGCAAGTCGCGGCTCATCATATCAAAGCGTTGAACCCCGATTGCGAGATCCTCGCTTTTTCATCGCGCCTGACGGCCGACAACGCCGACCGGATCGTCAAAGATTATCAGATCATAATCGACGGAAGCGATAACTTCGCCACCCGCTATATATTAAATGATGTATGCGTCAAACAGGCAAAAACCTTGATCTATGGGGCTGTATATCAGTTTGAAGGGCAGTTGATGATAATCCGGCCGGGAGAGGGGGCTTGCTTTAGATGCTTATTTAATGAAGAGCCGCCGCCGGGAGAAGTCCCTGCCTGTCGGGAGAATGGGGTAATCGGTTTTCTTCCGGGACTGGTTGGGACCTGGCAAGCGGCAGAAGCGATCAAGCAGGTACTGGGGATTGGAGAAACAGGGAGTGGAGAGTTAATGGTGCTTTCTCCCCTTGAGCGTTCCTGGCGCAAGGTCAATGTGGCTCGTGACCGGAAATGCCCGGTTTGTAAGGGAATTCCGAAGGTTGTCGGCTGA